The following coding sequences lie in one Apium graveolens cultivar Ventura chromosome 1, ASM990537v1, whole genome shotgun sequence genomic window:
- the LOC141720812 gene encoding uncharacterized protein LOC141720812, whose translation MDMPREEQMEQSETVSAGLKSDLCTPKIEEDGAAGEKGMKSDTTSFLSYSEDVMPTVNGYNGKSSSLGDAYFGGSNESSKGSLQGFDSYGSGTMPNESWSSPNVCDGRNSTTDVFRSEKSALGTTITGKIKGFSNPVITNNKFTSRPSNFPPNMNSQRYAASPNMSKSHAHTQRLKPSNQLSSGYRSAGHFQPLGKFSSYTANNQRSYYARDAGLNDRPNARMWSEGYDQKEKSNMLGELEATAELTRGPRGQGSNKVSTPDEDTRIGFSVQRDQYNLEDFQTNYDNAKFYVIKSYSEDDVHKCIKYNVWSSTPNGNRKLDAAFHDTQAKTNDSGTECPIFLFYSVNGSGQFVGLAEMIGPMDFAKNMNFWQRDKWNGFFPVKWHIVKDIPNTQLRHIVIESNDNKPVTHSRDTQEIGLQQGLKMLRIFKSYSGVRSMLDDFKFYEDRERSLRAKRNNMRAPQTEMCTHHDFPKQQRAGERTNRGRFTSNKFPDPTSSIIGQTRKLSINH comes from the exons ATGGATATGCCCAGAGAGGAGCAAATGGAGCAAT CTGAAACAGTTTCTGCAGGGCTGAAGTCAGATTTATGTACTCCTAAAATCGAGGAAGATGGG GCTGCAGGTGAAAAAGGAATGAAATCAGATACTACCTCATTTTTATCTTATTCAGAAGATGTTATGCCTACTGTGAATG GATATAATGGAAAATCTAGTTCGTTGGGTGATGCTTACTTTGGTGGCAGCAATGAGTCATCTAA AGGGTCTCTGCAGGGATTTGACTCGTATGGATCTGGAACCATGCCAAATGAATCTTGGAGTTCACCAAATGTTTGTGATGGCAGAAATAGCACCACTGATGTCTTTAGGAGCGAGAAATCTGCTCTTGGTACTACTATTACAGGGAAAATAAAAGGTTTCAGCAACCCCGTAATAACAAATAACAAGTTCACTAGCAGACCCTCCAACTTTCCACCGAATATGAATTCACAACGCTATGCTGCCTCACCCAATATGTCTAAGTCCCATGCTCACACACAGCGTCTAAAACCATCAAATCAG CTAAGTTCTGGTTATAGATCAGCAGGTCATTTTCAACCACTCGGGAAATTCTCATCATATACCGCAAATAACCAGCGCAGTTACTATGCTCGTGATGCTGGCTTGAATGATAGGCCTAATGCTAGAATGTGGAGTGAAGGATATGATCAGAAAGAAAAGTCCAACATGCTCGGAGAACTTGAAGCCACGGCTGAACTAACTCGTGGTCCCCGTGGCCAGGGAAGTAACAAGGTTTCTACACCCGATGAGGATACAAGGATAGGGTTCTCTGTACAAAGAGATCAATATAACCTGGAAGATTTTCAGACCAACTATGATAATGCCAAGTTTTACGTTATCAAGTCATATAGTGAAGACGATGTTCATAAATGCATCAAATATAATGTTTGGTCAAGTACCCCTAATGGCAATAGGAAGTTAGATGCTGCTTTCCATGATACGCAAGCCAAAACAAATGACTCGGGCACCGAGTGTCCGATTTTCCTCTTTTATTCG GTTAACGGGAGTGGGCAGTTTGTAGGCTTAGCTGAAATGATTGGACCGATGGATTTTGCCAAGAACATGAACTTTTGGCAGCGTGACAAGTGGAATGGGTTTTTCCCGGTGAAGTGGCACATTGTTAAAGATATTCCGAACACCCAACTGAGACACATTGTCATCGAAAGCAATGACAACAAACCTGTAACGCATTCTAGGGATACGCAGGAG ATTGGGCTCCAGCAAGGTTTGAAAATGCTAAGAATATTCAAGAGTTATTCAGGAGTGAGATCAATGTTGGATGATTTCAAATTCTACGAAGACCGGGAGCGGTCACTTCGGGCGAAGAGGAACAACATGCGAGCTCCTCAAACAGAGATGTGCACCCATCATGATTTCCCA AAGCAGCAAAGAGCAGGAGAAAGAACAAACAGAGGAAGATTTACTAGTAACAAATTTCCAGACCCCACGTCATCTATAATCGGTCAAACCAGGAAACTCTCTATCAATCATTAA
- the LOC141706705 gene encoding uncharacterized protein LOC141706705, whose protein sequence is MLNLTKLEFNALDVTRKNYLTWILDVEIHLSAMSLGDTIKEGNKTFEQDKAKAMVFLRRHLDEGLKIEYLTIKDPLTLWKDLKERYDHQKMVILPKAHYDWLHLRLQDYKSQQYHERGFTKYSELTSVLLLAEQNNELLLKNNQARPTGSAPFPELNAVTNNEYRDNKTVGHGRGHGRGRGRGRARGHILCMVEAVINKIPPTLKESLTTRNRQ, encoded by the exons atgTTGAATCTTACAAAGCTTGAATTCAACGCACTTGATGTCACCAGAAAAAATTATTTGACATGGATTCTTGATGTTGAAATCCATCTTAGTGCAATGAGCCTCGGTGACACTATAAAAGAGGGAAATAAAACCTTCGAACAAGATAAGGCAAAAGCCATGGTATTTCTTCGCCGCCACCTTGATGAAGGATTGAAAATTGAATATTTGACTATTAAAGATCCATTAACACTTTGGAAGGATCTCAAAGAAAGATATGACCACCAAAAAATGGTGATACTTCCTAAAGCTCACTATGATTGGCTACACTTGCGATTGCAAGATTATAAAAGT CAACAATATCATGAACGTGGATTCACAAAATATTCTGAGCTGACATCggttttgcttcttgctgaacaaAACAATGAACTTTTGCTGAAAAATAATCAAGCACGTCCAACTGGCTCAGCACCATTCCCTGAATTGAATGCGGTGACTAATAATGAATATAGAGATAATAAAACAGTTGGACATGGACGTGGGCATGGACGTGGACGTGGGCGTGGACGTGCTCGTGGTCATATTTTGTGCATGGTAGAGGCCGTAATTAACAAAATCCCCCCAACTTTAAAAGAAAGCCTTACTACCAGAAACAGACAATAA